One Skermanella pratensis genomic window, CGACGACATCGACCTGGGCCGCCTGCCGATCCAGGGCTGCTGGCCGGGCGAACCGGCTCCCCTGATCACCTGGCCGCTGGTCGTGACCAAGGGACCGGGCAAGAAGCGCGAGGACGACTTCAACCTCGGCATCTACCGCATGCAGGTGACCGGCCGGAACACCACGCTGATGCGCTGGCTGAAGCACCGGGGCGGCGCCCAGCATCACCGGCGCTGGGCGGCGTCGGGCAAGCGCGAGCCCCTGCCGGCCGCCGCCGTGCTGGGGGCCGATCCCGGCACCATCCTGGCCGCCGTCACGCCGGTCCCCGACACCTTGTCGGAATACCAGTTCGCCGGGCTGCTGCGCGGCCGCAAGGTCGAGCTGGTCGATTGCAAGACCATCCCGCTCAAGGTCCCCGCCCAGGCGGAGATCGTGATCGAGGGGCTGGTCAGCCTGGACGAGTTCGGCGACGAGGGACCGTACGGCGACCATACCGGCTACTACAACGCGGTCGAGCCGTTCCCCGTCTTCCACGTCACCGCCATCACCATGCGGCGCAATCCCATCTATCTCTCCACCTTCACCGGCCGCCCGCCCGACGAGCCGAGCGTGCTGGGCGAGGCGCTGAACGAGGTCTTCATCCCCCTGCTGGTCCAGCAGTTCCCCGAGATCGTGGACTTCTGGCTGCCGCCGGAGGGCTGCTCCTACCGCATCGCCGTGGTGTCCATGAAGAAGGCTTATCCGGGTCACGCCAAGCGGGTGATGATGGGCGTCTGGTCGTTCCTGCGCCAGTTCATGTACACCAAGTGGGTCATCGTCGTGGACGACGACATCAACGCGCGGGACTGGAAGGACGTGATGTGGGCGGTGTCCACCCGCATGGACCCGGCGCGCGACATCACCGTGGTGGAGGGCACGCCGATCGACTACCTGGACTTCGCCAGCCCGGAAAGCGGCCTCGGCGGCAAGGTCGGCCTGGACGCCACCAACAAGTGGCCGCCGGAGACCAGGCGCGAGTGGGGCCAGCAGCTCCGCATGGCCGACGAGGTGATCGAGGAGGTCACCCGCAAGTGGGACAGCTACGGCATCCCGCTGCA contains:
- a CDS encoding UbiD family decarboxylase, which codes for MPYSSLRDFMDRLERTGRLVRVKTPVSPVLEMTEIHTRLLAQQGPAVLFENVVRPDGSRYEMPVLINLFGTVERVAWGMDREPHQLRGVGETLAFLRQPEPPGGFREALELIPLAKTVLSMKPKTVSSAPCQEVVLKGDDIDLGRLPIQGCWPGEPAPLITWPLVVTKGPGKKREDDFNLGIYRMQVTGRNTTLMRWLKHRGGAQHHRRWAASGKREPLPAAAVLGADPGTILAAVTPVPDTLSEYQFAGLLRGRKVELVDCKTIPLKVPAQAEIVIEGLVSLDEFGDEGPYGDHTGYYNAVEPFPVFHVTAITMRRNPIYLSTFTGRPPDEPSVLGEALNEVFIPLLVQQFPEIVDFWLPPEGCSYRIAVVSMKKAYPGHAKRVMMGVWSFLRQFMYTKWVIVVDDDINARDWKDVMWAVSTRMDPARDITVVEGTPIDYLDFASPESGLGGKVGLDATNKWPPETRREWGQQLRMADEVIEEVTRKWDSYGIPLHGKPIWK